One segment of Thermoanaerobacter kivui DNA contains the following:
- the yyaC gene encoding spore protease YyaC, protein MELINIEDKRAVWHFYRFFSQYMLDLYDYQKEIVLLCIGTDRSTGDSLGPLIGHKLKPLLKGKAHIFGTLEEPLHAKNIHQVLKYINLNYGRPFMIAIDACLGSLNHVGHISVGKGPIKPGAGVSKDLPPVGDMFVTGIVNISGFMEYMVLQNTRLRTVMKMADIISLGIFKTINEIYEQNKVRA, encoded by the coding sequence ATGGAGTTAATAAATATTGAAGACAAAAGAGCTGTTTGGCATTTTTATAGATTTTTTTCTCAATACATGCTTGACCTTTATGACTATCAAAAAGAAATAGTTTTGCTTTGCATAGGTACTGACAGGTCTACAGGCGACAGCCTTGGACCTTTAATTGGTCATAAACTAAAGCCGCTTCTTAAGGGAAAAGCTCATATTTTCGGCACTTTAGAAGAACCACTACATGCAAAAAACATACATCAGGTTTTAAAGTACATAAATTTAAATTATGGACGTCCTTTTATGATAGCGATAGACGCTTGTTTGGGTTCTTTAAACCACGTAGGCCACATCTCTGTTGGAAAAGGACCTATAAAACCAGGAGCAGGAGTTTCAAAAGACCTTCCTCCTGTGGGAGACATGTTTGTTACAGGAATTGTCAATATCTCTGGTTTTATGGAATACATGGTACTTCAAAATACAAGGCTTAGGACTGTAATGAAAATGGCAGACATCATCTCCTTAGGTATATTTAAAACAATAAATGAAATATACGAACAAAACAAAGTAAGGGCTTAA
- the cphA gene encoding cyanophycin synthetase, whose translation MIIKDIRVYRGRNIYSHKPVIKMVVDIEGFDIPTKDITGFNDRLIELLPGLSKHGCSYGYEGGFLKRLEEGTYLPHVTEHIILELQHMLGYDVKFGKARNIEGNFYYIISEYSLEECGVRVCKLAVEMVNKLIKREEFDLEGKLDKIRNIIAEIELGPSTMAIKNEAIKAGIPVTRVGNGSILRLGYGKYQKMIEGTISQNTSCIAVDIASDKILTKQILKDHGFPVPEGDVAYNEEEAIAIAEEIGYPVAIKPYDGNQGKGVHLNITIKEEVTIAYRNARNYSDLVIVEKNIKGRHYRVLVVGEKVVAVAERFPAHVIGDGIHTIQELVEIENKNPLRGKGHEKPLTKITIDAISKMTLKRQGFELEDIPKKGQKVFLRESANLSTGGIAIDRTEDIHPYNIEIAIRAAKAIGLDIAGIDITMEDIRKPLTKENGAIIEINASPGIRMHHYPSKGKPRNVAAAIIDMLFPKGSKATIPIISITGTNGKTTVTRMTAHILKTYGYTVGMTCTDGIYIDDVCVYKGDNTGPKSAKTCLADKNIDAAVLETARGGIIREGLGYDLADVGVITNISEDHLGIDGIETLEDLVFVKALVIEAVKKDGYCVLNADDPMTTYLAQRAKGKIIYFSMYDNNLTVKKHIEKGGIAVYVKDGVIVIANGQIVPVVKIEEIPAALSGKVLYNVENALAAIAACYGIKVPVNIIAKGIKTFYCDTTHNPGRFNLFNVGNFRVLVDYGHNIAGIKSVIEAAQKMDANRLIGVIGVPGDRTNSSILKVGEICGREFDFIYIKEDLDLRGRKPGEVAKILEQGAIKGGMDRQKIKTILKETEALRAAMYNAEPGDLIIVFYEKYQPIIEVIEEFIKNKDLKNIEIKLERA comes from the coding sequence ATGATTATCAAAGATATAAGGGTATATCGAGGCAGAAACATATACAGTCACAAACCAGTAATAAAAATGGTAGTAGACATAGAAGGTTTTGATATACCCACAAAAGACATAACTGGCTTTAATGACAGATTAATAGAACTACTTCCGGGGTTGTCAAAACATGGCTGTTCTTATGGATATGAAGGAGGTTTTTTAAAAAGGCTGGAGGAAGGCACATATTTGCCCCATGTGACAGAGCACATAATTTTAGAACTTCAGCACATGCTAGGATATGACGTAAAATTTGGAAAGGCAAGGAATATAGAAGGAAATTTTTACTATATAATTTCGGAGTACAGCCTTGAGGAATGCGGCGTGAGGGTTTGCAAATTGGCGGTTGAAATGGTCAATAAACTTATAAAAAGAGAAGAATTTGACTTAGAGGGAAAGCTTGACAAAATAAGAAATATAATTGCTGAAATAGAATTAGGGCCAAGCACAATGGCTATAAAAAACGAAGCAATAAAAGCTGGAATTCCAGTTACAAGAGTAGGCAATGGAAGCATATTGCGGTTAGGCTATGGAAAATATCAAAAGATGATTGAAGGAACTATATCCCAAAACACCAGCTGCATTGCTGTCGACATAGCGTCAGACAAAATTTTGACAAAACAGATTCTAAAAGACCACGGTTTTCCTGTGCCAGAAGGTGATGTTGCTTATAATGAAGAAGAAGCGATTGCCATTGCGGAGGAAATTGGGTATCCTGTGGCTATAAAGCCTTATGACGGCAACCAAGGAAAGGGAGTACATCTAAATATAACTATTAAAGAGGAAGTAACTATAGCTTACAGAAATGCTAGAAATTATAGCGACCTTGTTATAGTAGAAAAAAACATTAAAGGAAGGCATTACAGAGTGTTGGTAGTAGGTGAAAAAGTCGTAGCAGTAGCAGAAAGATTTCCAGCTCATGTGATAGGAGACGGAATTCACACCATACAGGAATTAGTAGAGATTGAAAATAAAAATCCTTTAAGAGGAAAAGGCCATGAAAAGCCCCTCACAAAAATAACAATAGACGCGATATCAAAAATGACTTTAAAAAGACAAGGATTTGAGCTAGAAGATATACCTAAAAAAGGGCAAAAAGTGTTTTTGCGAGAAAGTGCAAATTTGAGCACAGGAGGAATCGCTATAGATAGGACAGAGGATATTCATCCCTATAATATCGAAATTGCGATAAGAGCTGCAAAAGCAATTGGGCTTGATATTGCAGGAATAGATATTACAATGGAAGACATAAGAAAACCTCTCACAAAGGAAAACGGAGCCATCATAGAAATAAATGCTTCACCAGGCATAAGGATGCACCACTATCCCAGCAAAGGAAAACCCAGAAATGTAGCAGCAGCCATAATAGACATGTTGTTTCCCAAAGGGAGCAAAGCCACAATACCTATTATTTCTATTACAGGTACTAATGGAAAGACCACAGTTACAAGGATGACTGCGCACATATTAAAAACTTACGGTTACACTGTGGGAATGACTTGTACTGATGGAATTTACATTGACGACGTATGTGTCTATAAAGGTGACAACACCGGACCTAAGAGTGCAAAAACTTGCCTGGCAGACAAAAATATAGATGCCGCTGTATTGGAGACGGCAAGAGGAGGTATCATAAGGGAAGGTTTAGGTTATGACCTTGCAGATGTAGGTGTCATAACAAATATTTCTGAAGACCATCTCGGCATTGATGGGATAGAGACTTTAGAAGATTTAGTTTTTGTAAAAGCTTTGGTGATTGAAGCGGTAAAAAAAGATGGATATTGTGTGTTAAATGCTGATGACCCGATGACCACTTATTTGGCCCAAAGGGCAAAAGGGAAAATAATATATTTTTCAATGTACGATAATAACCTCACTGTAAAAAAACATATAGAAAAAGGCGGAATAGCAGTATACGTTAAAGACGGTGTCATCGTTATAGCGAATGGGCAGATAGTTCCAGTTGTAAAGATAGAAGAAATCCCTGCAGCACTGTCAGGCAAAGTTTTGTATAACGTGGAAAACGCTCTTGCAGCAATTGCTGCATGCTATGGGATAAAAGTGCCTGTCAATATAATTGCAAAAGGCATAAAAACTTTTTATTGTGACACCACCCACAACCCAGGAAGGTTTAACTTGTTTAATGTAGGGAATTTCCGAGTTTTGGTGGACTATGGCCACAATATCGCAGGGATAAAAAGCGTAATAGAAGCTGCTCAGAAGATGGATGCAAACAGGCTCATTGGAGTGATAGGAGTTCCAGGTGACAGAACAAATTCCAGCATATTAAAAGTTGGAGAAATTTGCGGAAGAGAATTTGACTTCATATATATAAAAGAAGACTTAGATTTAAGAGGTAGAAAGCCGGGAGAAGTAGCAAAGATATTAGAACAGGGCGCAATAAAAGGTGGTATGGATAGGCAAAAAATAAAGACGATTCTAAAAGAGACGGAAGCATTAAGGGCAGCTATGTACAACGCTGAACCAGGAGATTTGATAATAGTTTTTTATGAAAAGTATCAGCCGATTATAGAAGTGATAGAGGAGTTTATCAAAAACAAAGACCTTAAAAATATTGAAATAAAATTAGAAAGGGCTTAA
- a CDS encoding cyanophycinase, producing MEEKTRRKLIIIGGAEDKEDKCEILKEVVNLSGGRDSRIVVMTTATEKPIEAGKMYVSIFKKLGANEVKVINIDSREDAEINYANDVLKDCSCVFFTGGDQLRITSILGGSGIDRLLQELNENGVLIVGTSAGASVMSQTMIVEGKDEDSPRKCTIKMAPGLGLLKDVIIDQHFAQRGRIGRLLASIAQNPNNLGIGIDEDTAIVVEQNCFRVIGSNAVTVVDGRKLRHTNVSESSPDEILALTNVTLHILPSGCGYDLKNWVPLVKFKEDKV from the coding sequence ATGGAGGAAAAGACAAGAAGAAAGTTAATCATAATAGGTGGTGCGGAAGACAAAGAAGATAAATGTGAGATATTAAAGGAAGTCGTAAATTTGTCAGGGGGTAGAGATAGTAGAATAGTAGTAATGACGACAGCCACAGAAAAACCTATTGAAGCTGGAAAAATGTACGTTTCTATTTTTAAAAAATTAGGAGCAAATGAAGTAAAAGTAATAAACATAGATTCAAGAGAAGATGCAGAAATAAATTATGCAAATGATGTACTTAAAGATTGCAGCTGTGTATTTTTTACAGGTGGTGACCAACTGAGGATAACAAGCATTTTAGGAGGAAGTGGTATAGATAGATTATTGCAAGAATTAAATGAAAATGGAGTTTTAATCGTGGGGACCAGTGCAGGTGCTTCTGTGATGTCTCAAACCATGATTGTTGAGGGAAAAGATGAAGATTCGCCAAGAAAATGTACTATAAAAATGGCACCGGGCTTAGGATTATTAAAAGATGTTATAATTGACCAACATTTTGCACAAAGGGGTCGTATTGGAAGGCTTCTTGCGTCAATTGCACAAAATCCAAATAATCTTGGCATAGGAATAGACGAAGATACAGCTATAGTTGTGGAACAAAATTGTTTTAGAGTGATAGGTTCCAATGCTGTGACGGTGGTAGACGGAAGAAAATTAAGACATACCAATGTTTCTGAGTCAAGTCCTGACGAAATTTTAGCCCTTACCAATGTAACCCTTCACATATTGCCATCAGGTTGTGGATATGACTTAAAAAATTGGGTACCTTTAGTCAAATTCAAGGAGGATAAAGTATGA
- a CDS encoding diacylglycerol kinase family protein, translating into MIPFIVNPVAGGGKAYRKISEIEKIMKEKLIDYKIFITKYAEEGEVLARKAAFSSINL; encoded by the coding sequence TTGATTCCATTCATCGTAAATCCGGTGGCGGGCGGGGGCAAAGCTTATAGAAAGATTTCCGAAATCGAAAAAATTATGAAAGAGAAATTAATCGATTACAAAATTTTTATCACAAAATACGCAGAAGAAGGAGAAGTATTGGCGAGGAAAGCAGCCTTTAGCAGTATAAATTTGTAG
- a CDS encoding DUF4446 family protein: MQNLLDIIGKNTALIISFLIVLSFIQFIFIIVINSRFLKLNRTYKKMIKTLEKGDVFDIFSKIATENEEIKDKLDKLHIDLNGLDREVKTAIKKVGIVRYNAFSDVGSDLSFSIALLDSNDNGIVLSGIYGRNETATFAKPIERGQSKYPLSAEEVQAIERAKRKAL, translated from the coding sequence ATGCAAAACCTATTAGATATTATAGGCAAAAACACGGCATTAATTATTTCTTTTTTAATAGTTTTATCTTTCATTCAATTCATTTTTATAATAGTAATCAACTCAAGGTTTTTAAAATTAAACAGAACCTATAAAAAAATGATAAAAACCTTAGAAAAAGGGGATGTTTTTGACATTTTTTCAAAAATTGCCACAGAAAACGAAGAAATCAAAGATAAGCTGGACAAATTGCACATTGATTTAAATGGCTTAGATAGGGAAGTAAAGACTGCAATTAAGAAAGTAGGAATTGTAAGATACAACGCTTTTTCTGATGTAGGTTCTGATTTAAGTTTTTCTATTGCCCTCCTGGATAGTAATGACAATGGAATAGTATTGTCAGGCATATATGGTAGGAATGAAACAGCTACATTTGCCAAACCTATTGAGAGAGGGCAGTCAAAGTATCCTCTTTCTGCTGAAGAAGTACAAGCTATAGAAAGAGCCAAAAGAAAAGCTTTATAG
- a CDS encoding aminotransferase class V-fold PLP-dependent enzyme encodes MIYFDNAATSWPKPESVYKEVDRVLRNCGNPGRGSHTMALEAGRVIFEARQEICRIFNIKDPMRIAFTLNTTEALNIALKGVLKEGDHVITSSMEHNSMIRPLMALQGIGIEVTIVKANSEGKIDPDDVKKAVKKNTKMIAMTHASNVTGTIMPIREIGNIAREMNLIFLVDAAQTAGVLDIDVESQNIHLLAFPGHKGLYGPQGTGGLYIKEGIDIKTIKEGGTGSKSESIYQPDLMPDKLESGTPNTPGIAGLKEGVKFIRSVGIDVIREHEKQLTKMLIEGLKEIKKVIIYGPQNVEERVGVVSIRIKDMDVGEISYLLDREFGIATRSGLHCASLAHSTIGTLQTGTLRFGIGYFNTEKEVVEAIKAIEAISHKTP; translated from the coding sequence ATGATTTATTTTGACAATGCTGCAACTTCTTGGCCCAAACCTGAATCGGTGTATAAAGAAGTTGACAGGGTTTTAAGAAATTGCGGAAACCCTGGAAGAGGCAGTCATACAATGGCATTAGAAGCAGGAAGAGTTATATTTGAAGCAAGGCAGGAGATATGCCGTATTTTTAATATTAAAGACCCCATGAGAATCGCCTTTACTCTCAATACTACAGAGGCATTAAACATAGCTTTAAAGGGAGTTTTAAAAGAAGGAGACCATGTTATAACTTCCAGCATGGAACACAATTCTATGATAAGGCCTCTTATGGCATTACAAGGTATAGGAATAGAAGTGACTATCGTCAAAGCGAATAGTGAAGGGAAGATTGACCCAGATGATGTAAAAAAGGCGGTAAAGAAAAATACAAAAATGATTGCAATGACTCATGCTTCTAATGTCACGGGTACCATAATGCCAATTAGAGAAATAGGAAATATTGCCCGGGAAATGAATTTAATATTTTTGGTGGATGCGGCTCAGACTGCAGGTGTGCTTGACATTGATGTAGAAAGTCAAAACATACACCTTTTGGCTTTTCCAGGACATAAAGGTTTGTATGGGCCACAAGGGACAGGGGGGCTTTATATAAAGGAAGGAATTGACATAAAAACGATAAAAGAGGGTGGCACGGGAAGTAAATCAGAATCTATATATCAACCAGACCTTATGCCTGATAAGTTAGAAAGCGGTACTCCTAATACACCGGGAATTGCTGGTTTAAAGGAAGGCGTAAAATTTATAAGGTCGGTAGGTATAGATGTAATTCGTGAGCATGAGAAACAACTTACTAAAATGCTAATAGAGGGATTAAAAGAAATAAAAAAGGTCATAATTTACGGACCGCAAAATGTAGAAGAAAGGGTGGGGGTAGTTTCAATACGCATAAAAGATATGGATGTAGGAGAAATAAGCTATCTTCTTGATAGAGAATTTGGAATTGCAACTCGCTCAGGACTTCACTGTGCTTCTTTGGCGCACTCTACAATCGGGACACTACAAACCGGTACTTTACGGTTTGGAATTGGGTATTTTAACACAGAAAAAGAAGTAGTTGAAGCTATAAAAGCTATAGAGGCGATTTCACATAAAACACCCTAA
- a CDS encoding ParB/RepB/Spo0J family partition protein, with product MASKKGLGRGLQALIPEYQTEDLQGVETIKISDIQPNQYQPRKHFNEETLKELADSIKEHGVIQPIIVRKINSSYQIVAGERRWRAAKIAGLSEIPAIIKDFDDRQVMEIALIENLQREDLDPIDEAKAYKSLMEQFNLTQEEISKRVGKSRSAIANSIRLLNLDERVQNMLSKGDITIGHAKVILSLTNKNLQYEVANKIVLEGLNVRDTEKLIKNLSETNRKVSKRNERKSTNVHLKEIEENLCSLLGTKVKISHKSKNKGIIQIEYYGEEDLTRILEIFYGNGMEKKAFV from the coding sequence ATGGCCAGCAAAAAAGGATTGGGTAGAGGTTTGCAGGCTCTTATACCTGAATACCAAACTGAAGACTTGCAGGGAGTAGAAACCATTAAAATATCTGATATTCAACCTAATCAATATCAGCCGCGAAAACATTTTAACGAAGAAACTTTAAAAGAACTGGCAGATTCAATAAAGGAGCATGGTGTAATACAACCTATAATAGTGCGAAAAATAAACAGCAGTTATCAAATTGTAGCTGGAGAAAGAAGATGGAGAGCTGCAAAAATTGCGGGACTTTCTGAAATACCAGCCATTATTAAGGACTTTGATGATCGACAAGTGATGGAAATAGCTTTAATTGAAAATTTACAAAGAGAAGATTTAGATCCAATCGATGAAGCTAAAGCGTATAAGTCTTTAATGGAACAGTTTAATCTTACGCAAGAAGAAATATCTAAAAGAGTGGGAAAAAGTCGTTCTGCAATTGCCAACAGTATAAGGCTTCTCAACCTTGATGAGAGAGTTCAAAATATGCTCTCAAAAGGTGACATAACAATAGGCCATGCAAAAGTGATACTTTCTCTGACAAATAAAAATTTGCAATATGAAGTGGCAAATAAAATTGTACTGGAAGGGTTAAATGTAAGAGATACAGAAAAATTAATTAAAAATTTGTCAGAAACCAATAGAAAAGTTTCAAAAAGAAATGAAAGAAAAAGTACAAACGTTCACCTTAAGGAAATAGAGGAAAATCTGTGCAGTTTATTAGGAACAAAGGTTAAAATATCTCACAAAAGTAAAAATAAAGGAATTATACAAATAGAATATTATGGGGAAGAAGACCTGACAAGAATTTTAGAAATATTCTATGGAAATGGTATGGAAAAAAAAGCATTTGTCTAG
- a CDS encoding ParA family protein, producing MSKVIAIANQKGGVGKTTTAINLGYSLAVLGKKVLCVDIDPQSNMTSGFGINPVSLEHTTYTVLIEEDDIKNAIVFLKEMNVSVVPSSIQLAGAEIELVPMISREFRLKNALKDIKEEFDYILIDCPPSLGLLTINALTAADSVIVPIQCEYYALEGLTQLMNTINLVKKSLNPNLEIEGVVLTMFNARTNLSIQVVDEVKKFFKDKVYRTIIPRNVRLGEAPSFGKPISLYDPTSKGAEAYEELAQEVVERAKI from the coding sequence GTGAGCAAAGTTATTGCCATCGCCAATCAAAAGGGTGGAGTAGGAAAAACTACCACTGCTATAAATTTAGGCTATTCTTTAGCTGTTTTAGGGAAAAAAGTTTTGTGTGTAGATATAGATCCTCAGAGCAACATGACAAGTGGTTTTGGCATTAACCCTGTTTCACTGGAACATACTACTTATACTGTTTTAATAGAAGAGGACGATATAAAGAATGCAATAGTCTTTTTAAAAGAAATGAATGTTTCTGTTGTTCCTTCTAGCATTCAATTGGCAGGTGCTGAAATTGAATTAGTTCCTATGATTTCTCGAGAATTTAGATTAAAAAATGCTTTAAAAGATATTAAAGAAGAATTTGACTATATATTAATAGATTGCCCTCCATCTCTTGGACTTTTGACGATTAACGCCCTTACAGCTGCTGATTCAGTGATTGTTCCTATTCAGTGTGAATATTATGCATTAGAGGGTCTTACACAGCTTATGAATACTATTAATCTCGTTAAAAAAAGTCTAAATCCAAATCTTGAAATAGAAGGCGTGGTTCTCACAATGTTTAATGCACGCACTAATTTGTCTATACAAGTGGTTGATGAGGTGAAAAAATTTTTTAAAGACAAAGTTTATAGAACTATTATACCTCGCAATGTTCGTTTAGGAGAGGCGCCAAGCTTTGGAAAGCCCATTTCATTATATGACCCTACTTCAAAAGGCGCAGAAGCCTATGAGGAACTAGCGCAGGAAGTTGTGGAAAGGGCAAAAATATAA
- the noc gene encoding nucleoid occlusion protein, whose product MTSIKSQEICYLPIDAIRPNPYQPRKTFDIKNLQELSESIKMYGVLQPITVRVVNGNSYELVAGERRLRASKLAGLTEIPAIIVDAYDEDSAILALIENLQREDLNFIEEAEGYYNLINDHHLTQEKLAKMLGKSQSTIANKLRILKLSKEIKEKLIENDLTERHARALLRLPDEELQKKALDVIIKKKLNVSETEKLVQSMIDKITKQQEESKKDSKKMMKFYKDIRIFVNTIKQAVDLMRKSGVPAEYDKKESDDYIEFIIKIPKT is encoded by the coding sequence ATGACGTCAATTAAATCACAGGAAATTTGTTATTTGCCCATCGATGCTATAAGACCTAATCCATACCAGCCGAGAAAGACTTTTGACATAAAAAATCTTCAAGAATTGTCGGAGTCTATAAAAATGTATGGGGTTTTACAACCAATCACTGTGAGAGTGGTAAATGGCAATTCTTATGAGTTAGTGGCAGGGGAAAGAAGATTGAGAGCTTCAAAATTGGCTGGACTTACTGAAATACCTGCAATAATTGTAGATGCCTATGATGAAGATTCTGCTATTTTGGCGTTAATTGAAAATTTGCAAAGAGAAGACCTCAATTTTATTGAAGAGGCAGAAGGATATTACAACTTGATAAATGACCACCATTTAACACAGGAAAAATTGGCGAAAATGTTGGGAAAAAGTCAGTCAACTATAGCAAACAAGTTGAGAATTTTAAAATTAAGCAAGGAAATAAAGGAAAAATTAATAGAAAATGACTTGACAGAGAGACACGCAAGAGCCCTCTTGCGCCTTCCTGATGAAGAACTACAAAAAAAGGCGTTAGATGTTATTATAAAGAAAAAACTGAATGTCAGTGAAACGGAAAAACTTGTACAAAGCATGATAGACAAAATTACAAAACAACAAGAAGAAAGCAAAAAAGACAGCAAAAAGATGATGAAATTTTACAAAGACATAAGAATATTTGTAAACACAATCAAGCAAGCTGTAGATTTGATGAGAAAATCAGGGGTGCCGGCTGAATATGACAAAAAAGAAAGTGATGATTATATAGAATTTATAATAAAAATTCCAAAAACATAG
- a CDS encoding NUDIX domain-containing protein: MVNFRASFLVARVVVVENEKVLLVKHQDGKKVAWVFPGGRVEENESVAAAAIRECKEETGYEVKLNGVCYIQEYDIYYVTYFYSTIIGGKLALGSDPELPKNRQVLKEVKWIDFKDLKNYEVYPKKLAELIQQKDFFNCLIPIPETFL; encoded by the coding sequence ATGGTAAATTTTAGAGCAAGTTTCCTGGTGGCCAGAGTTGTCGTTGTAGAAAATGAAAAAGTTTTGCTGGTAAAGCATCAAGATGGAAAAAAAGTTGCGTGGGTGTTTCCAGGAGGGAGGGTTGAAGAGAATGAATCGGTAGCTGCTGCTGCCATAAGAGAATGCAAAGAAGAAACAGGGTATGAAGTAAAATTAAATGGAGTTTGTTATATTCAAGAATATGATATTTACTATGTAACGTATTTTTATTCCACAATAATAGGAGGGAAGTTAGCGCTTGGCAGTGACCCAGAACTGCCTAAAAATAGACAAGTGTTAAAAGAAGTAAAATGGATAGATTTTAAGGATTTAAAAAATTATGAAGTCTACCCTAAAAAGCTTGCAGAGTTAATACAGCAAAAAGATTTTTTTAACTGCCTCATCCCCATTCCTGAGACTTTTTTATAA
- the rsmG gene encoding 16S rRNA (guanine(527)-N(7))-methyltransferase RsmG, with protein sequence MKSKSVEMLLKGAKEFGINIEMFHVEQFNKYYELLVEWNKKMNLTAIIEEEEVVIKHFLDSLSTYKCGKMKGNEQIIDVGTGAGFPALPLKIVFPFLKITLLDSSKKRTMFLHHIVEELNLQEVNVIHGRAEDIGKDSAYREKFDVCVARAVASLNVLLEYTLPFVKVDGYFVALKGREIEEEMVNSQRALKELKGSVEEIIKIDIPYSNIVHHLIVVKKIDTSPIKYPRRPNAIQKSPL encoded by the coding sequence ATGAAGAGCAAATCGGTTGAAATGCTGCTAAAAGGTGCTAAAGAGTTTGGAATAAATATTGAAATGTTCCATGTGGAACAATTTAATAAATATTATGAGTTGCTTGTTGAATGGAATAAAAAAATGAATTTAACTGCAATTATAGAAGAAGAGGAGGTTGTGATAAAACACTTTTTAGATAGTCTATCCACTTATAAATGTGGCAAAATGAAAGGCAATGAACAAATTATAGATGTGGGAACAGGAGCTGGTTTTCCAGCTCTCCCTCTCAAAATTGTTTTTCCTTTTTTAAAAATTACTTTACTAGATTCTTCTAAAAAAAGGACTATGTTTTTGCATCACATTGTAGAAGAGCTAAATTTGCAAGAGGTAAATGTAATACATGGAAGAGCAGAGGACATCGGAAAGGATTCTGCTTATAGAGAGAAGTTTGATGTATGTGTTGCAAGAGCTGTTGCTTCTTTGAATGTCTTATTAGAATATACACTTCCTTTTGTAAAAGTAGATGGTTATTTTGTCGCCTTAAAAGGAAGAGAAATTGAGGAAGAGATGGTAAATAGTCAAAGAGCATTAAAAGAGTTAAAAGGGAGTGTAGAGGAAATAATCAAAATTGACATTCCCTATAGTAATATAGTGCATCATCTAATTGTTGTTAAAAAAATAGATACAAGCCCTATAAAATATCCAAGAAGGCCAAATGCTATCCAAAAATCTCCACTATGA